A portion of the Rubritalea squalenifaciens DSM 18772 genome contains these proteins:
- a CDS encoding lipopolysaccharide kinase InaA family protein: MTDEQELLGKGKLIHTNERNGAPLLLLDGVAVKFFPRRSPLVHLMRVACKGTKAHKQWNAASALRKIGLQTPEPVEVKVFGFQGDYEAAYLYRFLENAKPLHQALLDGDRPLLLSTLAEELALMAQSGFLFVDFHLGNVLVDELGKLWWIDPEMTFSAAEIRKKFWSRMERMHHKCDPGVLSDDEWSFFVRMLNEKLPEDLKRI, from the coding sequence ATGACTGACGAGCAAGAGTTGCTGGGAAAAGGCAAACTGATCCATACCAATGAGAGGAATGGGGCACCACTGCTTTTGCTTGATGGTGTGGCAGTGAAGTTCTTTCCCAGACGCTCGCCGCTGGTGCATTTGATGAGGGTGGCCTGCAAAGGAACAAAGGCGCACAAGCAATGGAATGCCGCAAGTGCCTTGAGGAAGATAGGTCTACAGACACCGGAGCCAGTAGAGGTGAAAGTCTTTGGTTTTCAGGGTGACTATGAAGCTGCCTACCTCTATCGATTTCTGGAGAATGCGAAGCCACTTCATCAGGCGCTTCTAGATGGTGATCGACCATTGCTACTTAGCACGCTGGCAGAAGAACTGGCGCTGATGGCGCAATCTGGATTCTTATTTGTGGATTTCCACTTGGGCAATGTCTTGGTGGATGAGTTAGGCAAGCTTTGGTGGATTGACCCTGAGATGACCTTTTCTGCTGCTGAGATACGCAAGAAGTTCTGGTCGCGCATGGAAAGAATGCACCACAAGTGCGACCCTGGTGTGCTCAGTGACGATGAATGGAGTTTCTTTGTTAGGATGCTCAATGAGAAGCTTCCTGAAGACCTGAAGAGGATCTAG
- a CDS encoding polysaccharide pyruvyl transferase family protein — protein MKPYVLILCANLKGNIGDYAILEAMGVSLAKLHPDHEVRFLYHGNKGIDPQRIEPFTNELLVPMDNAGAPPSYRRPRWFRLMYKLGLSQSLLQKTHASLIEKTADKLLQDEAFKSTLTGATAAYFAGGAQWGRGDLHLNMFAQLVATKKVGCKVYAYPFSLTKQTVDCIGEPAFANLTQQLETPIPVRDALSHKIIETSGTEAVSTCDIVWSMADHLSTLSLSDSSNSNKVGICVTRSGGARAPQVAQLIKTIKEAGLEPTVISTCEVEDRKLIAQIEELTGIKCIAPDSWKQAVQLLSEMRFVITNRLHCIIFSSLAGTAVIPIDNRAKTKAFVIDANLPCSVQELDKVSIEDIESFKDQTPLIKERIQAFKSKCLDDLASLLPRLRAKD, from the coding sequence ATGAAACCTTACGTCCTGATTCTTTGCGCCAATCTTAAAGGGAACATCGGTGATTATGCGATTCTTGAGGCAATGGGCGTCAGTCTGGCTAAGCTTCACCCGGACCATGAGGTGAGATTCCTGTATCACGGAAACAAAGGCATCGACCCACAACGTATCGAGCCTTTTACAAATGAGCTGCTCGTCCCGATGGACAATGCTGGGGCCCCACCATCCTACCGCAGACCTCGATGGTTCCGCCTCATGTACAAGCTCGGTTTGAGTCAGAGTCTTTTACAGAAAACTCACGCTTCCTTGATCGAGAAGACCGCAGACAAATTGCTGCAGGATGAAGCTTTTAAAAGCACTCTCACGGGAGCGACCGCGGCCTACTTCGCAGGAGGTGCCCAGTGGGGACGTGGTGATCTGCACCTAAACATGTTTGCCCAATTAGTTGCCACTAAAAAAGTGGGCTGCAAGGTCTACGCCTACCCCTTTTCGCTAACAAAGCAAACCGTCGACTGCATAGGAGAACCAGCGTTCGCCAACTTGACCCAGCAGCTAGAGACCCCAATCCCAGTACGAGATGCACTCTCACATAAAATCATCGAGACCTCTGGCACGGAAGCTGTCTCCACGTGTGACATTGTCTGGAGCATGGCTGACCACCTAAGCACCCTCTCCCTATCAGACTCAAGCAACTCTAACAAAGTCGGCATTTGCGTCACACGCTCTGGTGGCGCACGTGCACCCCAAGTCGCTCAACTCATTAAGACCATCAAGGAAGCGGGGCTGGAACCCACAGTCATCAGCACGTGCGAAGTAGAGGACAGAAAACTTATCGCTCAGATTGAGGAACTTACAGGCATCAAATGCATCGCTCCAGATTCCTGGAAACAAGCAGTACAGTTGCTCTCTGAAATGCGCTTCGTGATCACCAATCGACTTCACTGCATCATCTTCAGCTCACTCGCAGGAACAGCTGTAATCCCCATAGACAACCGGGCGAAAACCAAAGCATTTGTCATCGACGCCAATCTTCCATGCTCTGTACAAGAGCTAGATAAGGTCAGCATTGAGGATATTGAATCTTTCAAGGACCAGACTCCTCTGATCAAAGAACGCATTCAAGCCTTCAAGAGCAAGTGCCTAGATGACCTAGCTAGTCTTCTTCCTAGATTGAGAGCCAAAGACTAG
- a CDS encoding glycosyltransferase codes for MLTTLENTIALGSPVPIPIFRISMRLGIFLQHYFPYGGLQRDALRLAHAAKEAGDEPILAVSRWDGPRPDDIKIIVLNSGGGRNHQKAKLFAQDCQELYSKEKLDTAICFSRVPGTPFHFCGDPCYKERFTRTKPSWLAMLPRYRYLLETENSLFGDHAKTHIFYLAASEIPAYKKFYPLTKEHYTLLPPWLKKPETQELDKDSLKTKLLTELDLPSNANLLLFVGSDFKRKGLDIAIQALSKLPDTNSVLVACGQYDPTAYLKLAKELGVADRVRIPGPRDDIPAWMAATDLLVHPARQETAGMVLLEALTYRLPVVCTENCGYAQYVSEAGCQTVSQDCGVDELAKSIAQHLSSHEALQNSITHWLEAEDRYNTANIMLERMRESAR; via the coding sequence ATGCTCACTACACTGGAGAACACGATTGCTCTTGGCAGCCCTGTTCCCATTCCTATATTCAGGATCTCTATGAGGCTGGGCATTTTCCTACAACACTACTTCCCCTACGGCGGGCTCCAACGCGACGCTCTCAGGCTCGCTCATGCCGCCAAGGAAGCTGGTGACGAGCCCATCTTGGCAGTCTCCCGGTGGGACGGCCCCCGCCCGGACGATATTAAAATCATCGTCCTGAATAGCGGAGGAGGCCGCAACCACCAGAAAGCCAAACTCTTTGCTCAGGATTGCCAAGAACTCTATAGCAAAGAGAAACTGGATACAGCGATCTGCTTCAGCCGTGTACCCGGTACTCCGTTCCACTTCTGTGGAGACCCATGCTACAAGGAGCGCTTCACCCGCACCAAGCCGTCTTGGCTAGCGATGCTGCCCCGATACCGCTACCTGCTGGAGACCGAAAATAGCCTTTTTGGAGATCATGCGAAGACCCACATCTTCTATCTAGCCGCCTCGGAGATCCCTGCCTACAAGAAGTTTTACCCCCTCACTAAGGAACACTACACCCTGCTTCCGCCATGGCTAAAAAAGCCAGAGACTCAGGAACTCGACAAAGACAGCCTCAAAACCAAATTACTCACCGAGCTAGATCTTCCGTCCAATGCTAATCTCCTCCTCTTTGTTGGATCTGATTTCAAACGCAAGGGATTGGACATCGCCATCCAGGCACTCTCCAAGCTACCAGACACAAATAGCGTACTCGTAGCCTGCGGTCAGTACGACCCGACGGCCTACCTCAAGCTAGCCAAGGAGCTAGGTGTGGCTGACCGAGTTCGCATTCCCGGTCCTCGTGATGACATTCCAGCATGGATGGCGGCGACCGATCTGCTCGTGCACCCAGCACGCCAAGAGACAGCCGGCATGGTCTTGCTGGAAGCTTTGACCTATCGACTCCCGGTCGTTTGCACAGAGAACTGCGGCTACGCGCAATATGTCTCCGAAGCTGGTTGTCAGACCGTCTCTCAAGACTGCGGTGTCGATGAGCTGGCAAAATCTATCGCTCAACACCTAAGCAGTCACGAAGCACTTCAGAACAGCATTACTCATTGGCTTGAAGCTGAAGACCGCTACAACACAGCCAATATCATGCTCGAGCGCATGAGAGAGAGCGCCCGTTAA
- the rfaP gene encoding lipopolysaccharide core heptose(I) kinase RfaP has product MIDLSPEMQRCFPEPGSFEKVLEAEGDVVRAKEGRRTFRFEFEGKGYFAKVHLGIGWGEVFKNLTQFRCPVVDASNEWKAVSLLESVGVETVSLVGKGARGANPAKRQSFVIMDELKEKVELEDFMKEYGGLTGSKRLKLKRTLVRQVADIGRRMHGAGMNHRDFYLCHFHIGERDWSTWTEDQKIRLPLLDLHRAQIRGKVPHRWLAKDLGALFYSAIDCGITDRDMVAFLRGYLGEQWKSELKKDAALWDSVVSRARGFYRKHRGKLPVLPGVFANLP; this is encoded by the coding sequence ATGATCGATCTATCTCCCGAGATGCAGCGCTGCTTCCCAGAGCCGGGTTCCTTTGAAAAGGTGCTTGAGGCTGAGGGAGATGTTGTCCGTGCCAAGGAGGGGAGAAGGACCTTTCGTTTTGAGTTCGAGGGCAAAGGCTACTTTGCCAAAGTGCATCTGGGAATTGGCTGGGGTGAAGTGTTCAAGAATCTTACTCAGTTCCGCTGTCCGGTGGTTGATGCCTCCAATGAGTGGAAGGCGGTGTCCCTGCTGGAGAGTGTGGGAGTAGAAACCGTGAGCCTCGTAGGTAAGGGGGCTCGTGGAGCCAATCCGGCTAAGCGTCAGTCCTTTGTCATCATGGACGAGCTAAAGGAGAAGGTCGAACTTGAGGATTTCATGAAGGAGTACGGTGGACTCACAGGTTCCAAGCGCCTGAAGCTGAAGCGTACTCTTGTTCGCCAGGTGGCGGATATTGGCCGCAGGATGCATGGCGCAGGCATGAACCACCGTGATTTTTATCTCTGTCACTTTCACATCGGGGAGCGAGATTGGTCCACATGGACGGAAGATCAGAAAATCCGTCTGCCTTTGCTGGATCTTCACCGTGCTCAGATCAGAGGGAAGGTGCCGCACCGCTGGCTGGCCAAGGATTTAGGGGCTCTCTTCTACTCGGCTATCGACTGCGGTATTACGGACCGAGATATGGTGGCCTTCTTGAGAGGCTACTTAGGGGAGCAGTGGAAAAGCGAGCTGAAGAAGGATGCTGCTCTGTGGGATTCCGTGGTGTCCAGAGCTAGGGGGTTTTACCGAAAACATCGCGGAAAGCTTCCTGTGCTTCCGGGTGTGTTTGCCAATTTGCCATAA
- a CDS encoding lipopolysaccharide kinase InaA family protein, translated as MPDFESLNLPSCKSLCLSDCSPALRAYMTSLEKTWIAPGESLKQGSRSTVTRIDLEGISYVAKIYKKMPFHRRLRYALTRSRAFQSWETGHAMLEAGIPIARPLAIVEERPMGIPARAALLMENAVGEDLLSLVQRQALDSDQLKEIAAKLQVVFFTMEKKRITHGDFKATNIILDDTLSPTFIDNDAAILHQSQKSYQPAAEKDRKRFMANWQTHPEAQEAFRDVFGKTP; from the coding sequence ATGCCAGACTTCGAATCCCTTAATCTCCCCTCTTGTAAAAGCCTTTGCCTGAGCGATTGCTCCCCCGCATTGCGCGCCTACATGACCAGTCTGGAGAAAACCTGGATCGCCCCAGGAGAAAGCCTGAAACAAGGGTCACGCTCTACCGTTACCCGCATTGATCTGGAGGGCATTTCCTACGTGGCCAAGATCTACAAAAAGATGCCATTTCACCGCAGGCTCCGCTACGCGCTCACCCGCTCACGTGCCTTCCAAAGCTGGGAGACAGGCCATGCCATGTTGGAGGCAGGCATTCCGATCGCACGGCCTCTGGCCATCGTCGAGGAGCGCCCGATGGGCATCCCCGCCCGGGCTGCTCTACTGATGGAAAATGCCGTTGGTGAAGACCTGCTGAGCCTTGTGCAACGACAAGCGCTTGATAGCGATCAATTGAAAGAGATCGCTGCAAAGTTGCAGGTAGTTTTTTTCACGATGGAAAAGAAGCGAATCACGCACGGTGACTTCAAGGCGACCAATATCATTCTCGACGACACGCTCAGCCCCACCTTTATCGACAACGACGCCGCCATCCTTCATCAAAGCCAAAAGAGCTATCAGCCAGCAGCGGAGAAAGACCGCAAGCGCTTTATGGCAAATTGGCAAACACACCCGGAAGCACAGGAAGCTTTCCGCGATGTTTTCGGTAAAACCCCCTAG
- a CDS encoding glycosyl transferase: MKQILCMKWGTAYSAKDVNILYGMVSRNVSGEFRFYCFTDDESGIREEVTCLPLPELGCEIPKDVPGKWPKSALWGKELFGLEGVALFIDLDTVIVDNIDGYFEYGDPQDVITARNWLYFRKSAQTSVFRFPIGGHAYMLENLRADSVGISRKYRFEQNYVTHGVKGGVKFWPEDWTKHFRVHCMGTALTRYFRPPVVPRGAKMITFPGIPKPENAAQGKWKPHEPVRTPTEHLKWVGTQLLGGKKWRRHLSRYIQKADWVGEHWRA, from the coding sequence ATGAAGCAAATACTCTGCATGAAATGGGGGACGGCCTACAGTGCCAAGGATGTGAACATTCTCTATGGCATGGTGTCGAGAAATGTGAGCGGTGAGTTTCGTTTCTATTGTTTCACGGATGATGAATCAGGAATCCGGGAGGAGGTTACTTGTCTACCTCTTCCTGAATTGGGGTGTGAGATCCCGAAGGATGTCCCTGGCAAATGGCCTAAGAGTGCTCTTTGGGGAAAAGAGCTTTTCGGGCTGGAGGGTGTGGCTCTCTTTATCGATCTGGATACCGTGATCGTGGATAACATCGATGGCTACTTCGAGTACGGTGATCCGCAGGATGTGATCACGGCACGTAACTGGCTCTACTTCCGCAAGAGTGCCCAGACCTCGGTTTTTCGTTTTCCCATCGGCGGGCATGCTTATATGTTAGAGAACTTGCGTGCTGACTCAGTGGGGATTTCCCGCAAGTATCGATTTGAGCAAAATTACGTGACCCACGGAGTCAAGGGCGGCGTTAAATTCTGGCCGGAAGATTGGACGAAGCATTTTCGAGTTCATTGCATGGGGACGGCTCTTACTCGCTACTTCCGTCCACCCGTGGTGCCCAGAGGAGCAAAGATGATTACCTTTCCGGGGATCCCCAAGCCTGAGAATGCTGCCCAGGGCAAATGGAAGCCACATGAACCTGTCCGGACTCCAACTGAGCACTTGAAGTGGGTGGGTACACAGCTGCTTGGTGGAAAGAAGTGGCGCCGCCACTTGTCTCGCTACATTCAAAAAGCCGACTGGGTAGGCGAGCATTGGAGGGCCTAA
- a CDS encoding glycosyltransferase: protein MASLLKSLEYTSHALRSYVLPSHIRTYAELSKRKGVLDGPLVVFDMVNTQIDNVMGRYLYHIVKDFHTQGYTPHYMANYRFLATVRKKRYKVKLLDMPFSTISSLKEIDRPFIYITDKLIHEQPALAERVIRISYKKRRPENTSEIPLPFFVHPEISTQEEFPPQVDDSKSRNTRIFFGGNTRVSSYGDSSVNQVYKVMNRVHVLETVKSFLPAKQQQMIRESFNELPPITFACVETQHFKIPFAHWLDTIMQADFFLACPGTRMPLCHNLVEALSCGSIPIIQYHKYLTPELIDGENCLTFHDEETLRQAIQRAVEMPETEVLKMRAAALRYYEDNLTEGQFAKRLLDTPSKQITLLLNAYRAPIL from the coding sequence ATGGCATCCTTACTCAAGTCACTGGAGTACACCAGTCACGCCTTGCGCAGCTATGTACTCCCCTCCCACATCCGTACATACGCCGAGCTATCTAAACGCAAAGGCGTCCTGGATGGGCCCCTTGTGGTTTTCGACATGGTGAACACCCAGATTGACAATGTCATGGGGCGTTACCTCTACCACATCGTTAAAGATTTCCATACCCAAGGCTACACCCCTCATTACATGGCCAACTACCGATTCTTGGCCACGGTCCGTAAGAAACGCTACAAGGTCAAGCTGCTGGACATGCCCTTTAGCACCATCTCCAGCCTCAAGGAGATCGACCGCCCCTTCATCTACATCACGGACAAGCTCATCCATGAGCAACCAGCCTTGGCGGAACGCGTCATTCGCATCAGCTACAAGAAGCGACGACCTGAGAACACCTCTGAGATTCCGCTACCCTTCTTCGTTCACCCAGAGATCAGCACTCAGGAAGAATTTCCGCCTCAGGTGGATGACTCCAAATCGCGAAATACTCGTATTTTCTTCGGCGGCAATACACGCGTCAGTAGTTATGGCGACAGCTCCGTCAATCAAGTCTACAAAGTCATGAACCGTGTCCATGTCTTGGAAACGGTGAAAAGCTTCCTGCCAGCTAAGCAGCAGCAGATGATCCGAGAGAGCTTCAATGAACTCCCACCAATCACCTTCGCCTGCGTAGAAACTCAGCACTTCAAAATCCCATTCGCGCACTGGCTGGATACCATCATGCAGGCAGATTTCTTCCTGGCTTGCCCAGGCACCAGAATGCCTCTCTGCCACAATCTGGTCGAAGCACTCTCCTGTGGAAGCATCCCAATCATTCAGTACCACAAGTACCTCACACCTGAACTGATCGACGGCGAAAACTGCCTCACCTTCCATGATGAGGAGACCCTCAGACAAGCTATCCAGCGAGCCGTGGAGATGCCTGAAACCGAAGTACTGAAGATGCGGGCTGCCGCACTTCGCTACTACGAAGACAATCTAACCGAAGGTCAGTTTGCCAAGCGACTGCTGGACACACCGTCCAAGCAGATCACTTTGCTGCTCAACGCCTACCGGGCCCCTATCCTCTAG
- a CDS encoding glycosyltransferase family 2 protein yields MKASVIISTYNQPQWLAKALAGYLYQSNKNFDIVIADDGSGEETREVIKRFAASSKIPVKHVWHEDKGFRKSIILNKAIQAAPSDYLIFTDGDCIPHPDFIDVHLSKAKPGYFVSAGYCKLSMEISERISLADIAMGQCFKSSWLIENGLRSLSQHLKISSKGAMAIMLDAITPTKATWNGCNSSGWKKDILNVNGHNEVIEYGGQDREMGERLVNLGIKPRQLRHRSITLHLDHPRGYKCEEKIRKNRELRSRVRKEKITRCANGIHQLVGPELS; encoded by the coding sequence ATGAAAGCAAGCGTCATCATCAGCACCTACAACCAGCCTCAGTGGCTCGCCAAAGCACTCGCTGGTTATCTTTACCAGAGCAACAAGAACTTTGATATCGTCATAGCCGACGATGGCTCTGGAGAAGAAACCCGCGAAGTCATCAAACGCTTCGCGGCCTCCAGCAAGATCCCCGTAAAACACGTCTGGCATGAGGACAAAGGCTTCCGCAAATCCATCATCCTGAACAAAGCCATTCAGGCCGCCCCCTCAGACTACCTGATCTTCACAGATGGCGATTGCATCCCGCATCCAGATTTTATTGACGTTCACCTTTCCAAAGCCAAGCCAGGCTACTTTGTCTCTGCTGGCTATTGCAAACTGAGCATGGAAATCAGCGAGCGCATCTCCTTGGCTGATATCGCCATGGGTCAATGCTTCAAATCATCCTGGCTCATCGAAAACGGTCTACGCAGCCTTTCTCAGCACCTCAAAATCTCCTCCAAAGGAGCCATGGCCATCATGCTAGACGCCATTACGCCCACTAAAGCCACTTGGAACGGATGCAACTCCTCAGGCTGGAAGAAGGACATCCTGAACGTCAACGGCCACAACGAGGTAATCGAATACGGTGGTCAAGACCGCGAAATGGGCGAACGCTTGGTCAATCTGGGCATCAAGCCCCGCCAGCTACGCCATCGCTCCATCACGCTTCATCTGGACCATCCACGCGGCTACAAGTGTGAAGAAAAGATCCGCAAAAACCGCGAGCTACGCTCCCGCGTCCGCAAGGAGAAAATCACCCGCTGTGCGAACGGCATCCATCAGCTGGTAGGCCCTGAGCTCTCCTAG